tattcagtttttttaatttatataaacgtttttttaataattttatttaaatgtaatatttaataatttatataaaaaattttttaataattttcataaacatttttattcagtttttttaatttatataaacgtttttttaataattttatttaaatgtaatatttaataatttatataaacatttttttaataattttcataaacatttttattcagtttttttaatttatataaaagtttttttaataattttttttaaatgttttttttaataattttatttaatttacgtttttttaataaataattaagtacataaataaataaattaattaagtaataaattaatattaataataaataattaagtaataaataaatattaataatattaataatatctaattaatacataactaatattaataataaataaataaaataaataaataaagtaatatataaaatattaaataaatataatatataaatattaataatattaataataaataaataaaaaaataaataaataactaaataaaattattaaaaaacgtaaattaaaaaaaattattaaaaaaacgtaaattaaaaaaaattattaaaaaaacgtaaattaaaaaaagtaatatatatatgttacatttttttatatattacatttttttatatttattaataatatactttattattaatatatgtttatatatatggttattaataataaataaagtaatatataaatattaataataaaccatttaataaataaattaaatttaaatattaataataataaataaataaagtaatatataactattaataataaataaataaagtatattaataaataaataaaataatatataaatagtaataataaacacATATATAAGAAAATGTGAATGGTGCAATGATTGGAGGCTCCCCCTATATGCATTAAGACTTGGGTTCAAATCCCAGGTTTTGCAAATCAATTAATTGGGATTTTTCAACCTATCCACGCCACCTAAGCAAGCAATGAAGATTCAGTGCCACCTCAACAGTagtatttaaccctttttttaaATATCAGATGTAAATTTGAGAGAGAGTTTAATTTTCTGGGGCTTGGGAGCGGGATGCAAAATTTTCCTGGATGAACTTGTAAGAATATACTACACATGAATAACTAAAAAATAGAGATAAATTAATTCTGTAATTCGTAATTGttgtaattaataataaaatattatgggTGTGttctaaaataagaaaataagtgaagattattttttaaaatcagaaTTAGACAACACTTTTGATGTATTTTAGTAGGCAGTTTATATTTTGAATTCGGaaatagaaaacatttttgaaCCATTATTGTAGGCGAAACAGTATACTGTTTGATAAAAGTGTTGTTGTAGGTAAAATAGTGCACTATTTAATAAAAGTGTTGCAGAAAGTGTATTTTATCAAAGGTCGCAACTATGTGTGTTTCATCTTTCTTACATTCGAATTTTCACCAATCTAGCGTAAACTCGAGTATAGGCTGAATTATCCTGAGTATTCTTAAGTACAAACTCTAAGACAATTTAAGAGTATTTGAAATACAATAAAAAAAGTTGATTTGTTACGATTCAAGTCTccttctatttaattaaaattaattttctaaccacaattgattattattattattattattattattattattattattattattattattgttattattattattattattattattattattattattattattattattattattattattattattattattattattattattattattataaagaaTTGAATAATGGTTTGCACGTTAGGAACCAATAGCTATAGTAGTGCTCCTCCACGTTTGTTCCCAATTCCCCACTTATGTGTCATATATATTTGCTCCTTTCAAGTCAATATAGCCATATATCCTTGTGAATTGGAAAAAAAAATGGCAAACGCAATAACATTGTTGTTCATCGGAATGCTAGTATGTTGCAccaataacatactagtctcagCTTGGAAAGAACCAGCAGAAGAAGTCATTCATGTGGGAGGAAAAGTGATGTGCCAAGATTGTAGCCAGGGCTGGAATGAATGGGTCAAGGGTGATAAGCCAATCAAAGGTACGCTATATTATGATTTTGTTACATTTTCAAATAATATTATCTTTTCTTCTGTCAAATCAAACCAATTCAGTTGATAGTTGTGCAGAGACATCTGAATATAATTTTTCTATGATTATGAAAACACTTACAGGAGCTAAAGTGTCTCTAACTTGTTGGGACAAGAGAAACCGGGCTGTATATTATACAAGTGATACAACTGATGTGTTAGGATTATACGACATGACAGTGGACAAGTATGTCAACGGCAAAGAACTGGATGTAAAAGGATGTTATTTGAGGTTAGTGTCATCTCCGGATGATGTTTGCAACATTCTCACTGATTTTGGTGGTGGAAAGTCTGGTTTCAAGCTCAGCAACCCGACATCAGTTTATCGTAGTTTGATCAAATATGAGGCTGCTACTTTTTATTATACTACTCCTATGTGTGATATGCCTGAGACTGATAATTCTAATGGTTCTGAAGCTAAAGATAGTCAGGGACAAAGACAAGGAGGCTATTATTAATGGGATGTTTTCATGGTTGGCTTGCTTTAATGTTAATGATTATGATTATTCTTCTTTTCATTTATGAAATTTTGCAAGAAAGTGGATCTACTTAAAATTTGAGAAAAAATGTTTACATGTAGTTTTTCCTTGTTACCAGTAATTTGAAATGGGAAGTGGTATTTGGTAGTATCAGATAAATAGTTTCTCTTAattatgtttagcttttgaaagaggaaaaaacaattttataggtttagaattgattcaaaaatgattttaagatgtttgatTTTTTTCCTAAATTTATTCAACTTGAAGCTACAATTTGTAACTTTTGAGTTacgtgatttttacactgaaatttattttttaactcactttacataaatgtatccaaatataaattattttacataTAACTCACTTTTAACCggaatcaattaaacaaaatcaattttcctCACCATAAATCAATTATCCAAGATCAATTTTCTTCACCGCAGAACCAAACATCAATAATTATGCAGTTTCACACCCTCTACTCGTAAAATGAGTACGGGCATGAAAATTGATAATTATCTCCTAAAATAAGTGGATATGATTGTACAatacatatttataaataatcatttatattattatataaaaatttaagtctgtcaattttaaaaaacatatattattattaagttattacacattttaattttaatttaagtgTTTGTTATTCATAgtacaaaaataaattttttgaattttcttaacattgttaaaaacttaaaatgataaattattttagagttaatcaatttatttttattaaaaaaataaataacagatGCAATATGGATACTTATATATACATAAGCTACATGTATAGGTTCCGAGATATTTATAAAAGACTTGTATTATAATACCCTGCTCAAACCCTACCCCTACGCACTGTCATCTCATCCCTACTCTAGAGGGGGTAGGGTTTTTGTCTCTTTAGAGAGAAAAGATCACCATAAATTTCTCTCTATCTCTCCTAAATCACTCTCATTCATCTATTTttcctctaatttttttttactttctccTAAAACATAAATAAAGCTATGAAAAAACAAAGTCACCTATCTGTGGGTGGGCATAACAACTAATGCTAACCAGGACATTCAGACAAAGTTGAAATCAGGCAGCAGAACAACTAATGCTAATCAGGACAATCAGACAAATTTGAAATCAGGCCATGGTCCAAATTTAAACACCGAACTCCCTTCCACGGCATTTAACCGCAAAAGAAACCATCTTAAAGTCACAATTCTGGTTGCCACCAAAGACCTGAAGGCACCATCACCCCTTGTAAAAGTAAACATTGTCATAAAGGGATCAACCAAGGAAAAGAGTTTGGTATTGGTGTGATGGTGAGTGATGATGAGAAAGAGGGTGTGGTTGGTAGAGATTCGGGCAAAAAAGGTATTTGGGACTTATTGGATTGAGAAACATAGAAGAATGTTTCAAAACTGAAGAATTTGCTTGTAATGTATTTGACAGGGACATATAGGACACCACTATACAGACTGTCTACCCTAGACATTTGGTAAAGATCAATGGTCCACAAAGCTCTGAGAAATTAGCAgtattcaatttttaattaactaaaaataaatacaaattatGTTAAACATCTAATTTGAAATTGCAAGCGATTCTATAAATCTCTATCTCAAACTTAATTTTCAAATCATGCGCACCGTACACAAACTACAAAAACAGCTCACAGCTCACAGACAAACTATTTGATGTCTTATTTTAATGCTCAAAcatcatttttgaaaaaaaaaaaaagagtaaagaATTGAATATACATTTTACTAAACAAtcaaatccataaaaatatgataCCACAGATAAACATATAATTCAGAAAAATACTGTTGAAGGTAGTAAAGTCCTGAAAGAATGTACAGATAAGTCCGTACCTCTACCTCTTCAAAAGATGAAGCATAACATAATTGGTTTAACTAATCCATATTGAAACCAATACAAGTAGCTACAGAGAATAATCTTAATTTTCAAGCTGTACATATAAATGTTTCTTATTCACCAAAGCTCTATCCACACAGGTACAACTAATATAATTGGTTTAGTTCAATGTTGTTCATAAGTCTATGTCAAGGCTCATATATTTGATGTTTTAGCAGCAAGATGTACAAGAGTTCTCTTGTGATAAGTGGTGCGTAGCTTCTTGTATTTCTGCAAAAAAGCTGCAAGGTCAATCTCTTTGTCAAGGAGTTGCTGGTGCAGGTTTTCAGATTCCTCATCTGTCTGGTTCACGGACTCTGCAAATTACAAGTTCATCATATGTATGACCTAGTTGTCGTCACAGCAGTGAAAAAATGTTACTACCAGAACTATTGTATCGAATTGTCAGTCCAAGTCATACCTTGAATCCTTTGGATAAGGGATGCAGGAGAATTCAACTTTAACATTTCCTCTTTCTGCTTCTCAAGCTCATTTAGTTTCTCACTGGCAGTAGCTAACTCGGTTGTGCGAATTATTCTACACTGTTTCCATAGGAAGAAGGAGAAAAGTTTTGTAATCAGCATAAGATTTTGGATATTAACTTCAGGCAGCTAGTGAACTGCATTCACAGTCAGCAGTCCCGCACTGTCCAATCTTGATCACCAGATTTTGAGCAagctatttaaatatttttaaattcggCGATCGGCTGACAATGTGAATGCAGATGATCCTTAACTGCAGATAATTCggttttcaagaattcctttctcaaATAAAATAACTAATCCTAAGGTTGTTATCTTACCTGATTCCTAAGTTCCATGATACGAGGTTCCTTTTGTAGATTTTCCTCTGTATTAAAGACAAAAGTTTGAGAAGTTCTACAATACTTAACTAATGGCAAAATCATTTAATACCGGCACTGCAAATAAATGAAATTCATTCAC
The Vicia villosa cultivar HV-30 ecotype Madison, WI linkage group LG6, Vvil1.0, whole genome shotgun sequence genome window above contains:
- the LOC131611022 gene encoding vacuolar protein-sorting-associated protein 37 homolog 1-like, which produces MFRFWGSQDQQSQQQGSSQSWYPPSVMSSSSSSRPATPASSSGSPRPSSHVPPAEAAGTIASLKDKSVDELRKLLSDKDAYQQFLQSLEQVKIQSNLKDELSKENLQLAEENLQKEPRIMELRNQCRIIRTTELATASEKLNELEKQKEEMLKLNSPASLIQRIQESVNQTDEESENLHQQLLDKEIDLAAFLQKYKKLRTTYHKRTLVHLAAKTSNI
- the LOC131611023 gene encoding non-classical arabinogalactan protein 30-like; translated protein: MANAITLLFIGMLVCCTNNILVSAWKEPAEEVIHVGGKVMCQDCSQGWNEWVKGDKPIKGAKVSLTCWDKRNRAVYYTSDTTDVLGLYDMTVDKYVNGKELDVKGCYLRLVSSPDDVCNILTDFGGGKSGFKLSNPTSVYRSLIKYEAATFYYTTPMCDMPETDNSNGSEAKDSQGQRQGGYY